Sequence from the Natronomonas marina genome:
CGGCGAGGCGCTTCGCGCCCGCGAGGAGTTCCTCCGGACCGCCGGCCAGTACCGGACCGACGGGGCCTACGTCGTCTCCCGGCGCGGGGCCGACTCGGCGGGCAACGAGAAGGTGTTCGACTCCTTCGACGCGCTGGAACGGCTCTACGAGCGACTGCCGGCGACGTTCGACGCCGAGGCGGTCGGCCGGACGGGCATCACCGGGTCGCGGCGCCACATGGTCGTGAGACACTTCGCCGAACATCCGACCTTCGACTGCCGGACCGTCTCGCGGAACCCCTTGCGGGTCGAGAAGGCGGCGACGGCCGGCGAGGAATCGACGGCCGGCGAGGAATCGACGGCCGGCGCCGACTGACCGTCCGGGACCGCGAGCGGGCCGAAAACGTCGCTACTCGATGGAGACGTGCTCGCTGTCGGCGTTCAGCGCCAGGTTCGTCGCGATTTCGGCGTTCCGGACGGCGTACTGGGCGGTCTGGCCGAGACTGACCAGCACCTCGCGCACCCGGAGGAGGTCCTCGTTGGGCATCTCCTCGAGGTCGCCGAGTATCTCTATCTCTCGGTCTCGGACCTCCGCGAAGCGCTCGCGGGTCTCGATGGCCTTGTCGTAGTCGCGGTCGACGGCGGCCCGGACGCCGAGTTCGGTGATGGCGTTGACGTCGTCGGTGAACTCCCGGATGCGCCGCATCGTCGCGTCGTCGACGTTGAGGGTGTGGCCCTCCGTCTCGAGGACGATTTCGGCGATGTCCTCGGCGTTGTCCGCCGTGAGTTCGAGGTTCTTCGCGATGGAGCGGTAGCCGATGAGCGGGAAGCCCGAGTCCAGCCCGACCGCCCGCGCGAGGTTGGGGTTCTGGTAGGCGGTGAACGTCAGCCGCAGCAGGAGGACGAATATCTTGTTGGCCTGCCGTTCGCGGTTCAGCGCCCGCTGGGCGAGGTCGGGGTTGCCGTGGGCGAGCGCCTTGATGGCCTCGTTTCGCATCGTCGACCCGGTCGACTCCAGGCGCTCCAGGAGGTTGTCCAAGGAGAAGTCCTCGGGGTCGACCGAACAGCGGATTGCGATTCGCTCGGGGGTCTCCTCGATGACGCCCAGGCCCATCAACTGGGTCTCGGCGTTGTAGACCGCGTTTATCTGGGCCGAATCGAGGGTGCCGCCCTCCTCGACCTCGACGTGGATGATGCGACGGCCGAGGACGTACTGTGCGACGATGGCCCGCTCGACGGCGTCGGCGTCGAGGTTCTGTGCGTGGATGATCGCCTCGCTTTCCTCCTGCTGGACGGACTCGGGCATCACCGTCAGCGTCCCCTTCGACCCCATCCGGAGCGACACCTCGTCGCCCTTCTCGACGTCCTGCTTGCCGGCCCACTCGGCCGGCAGCGTCATCGCCAGCGTCGACGGTCCGAGCCGCTGCACCTTGCGCGTTTCCATACCCGACCCACGTCGTCAGCGACCTTAATATTCACTATACACGCGGTATCCTGGACGGATGCAATAATATTGTGTCAGGTCCCGAGCAAAACTGGTCTCGTCCTTAACCTCTTGTCCGAGGGCGGTCCGGTGCGGCCGTCGGATCAGTCGTCGTCGGTCGCGGGCGCGGCCTCCTCGCGGCCGGGGTGGGCCTCGTGTGCGACCGCGCGGTCCCGGAGCCGGTCGGAGATCCCGGGGACGTCGCCCCCGGTGACGGACCCCTCGGCCTCGATGTCCTCGATAGAGCGGGGGAACGCCCGCAGGTCGTAGTGGTTGCCGATGCCGCAGCGGGCGCCC
This genomic interval carries:
- a CDS encoding DUF7528 family protein; translation: MDVEADAGTVFLSVNGTTHELSRETADRLADELGEALRAREEFLRTAGQYRTDGAYVVSRRGADSAGNEKVFDSFDALERLYERLPATFDAEAVGRTGITGSRRHMVVRHFAEHPTFDCRTVSRNPLRVEKAATAGEESTAGEESTAGAD
- a CDS encoding phosphate signaling complex PhoU family protein, with translation METRKVQRLGPSTLAMTLPAEWAGKQDVEKGDEVSLRMGSKGTLTVMPESVQQEESEAIIHAQNLDADAVERAIVAQYVLGRRIIHVEVEEGGTLDSAQINAVYNAETQLMGLGVIEETPERIAIRCSVDPEDFSLDNLLERLESTGSTMRNEAIKALAHGNPDLAQRALNRERQANKIFVLLLRLTFTAYQNPNLARAVGLDSGFPLIGYRSIAKNLELTADNAEDIAEIVLETEGHTLNVDDATMRRIREFTDDVNAITELGVRAAVDRDYDKAIETRERFAEVRDREIEILGDLEEMPNEDLLRVREVLVSLGQTAQYAVRNAEIATNLALNADSEHVSIE